In Synechococcus sp. Nb3U1, one DNA window encodes the following:
- a CDS encoding DoxX family protein, whose translation MALIQQFPVLLASALRHDSVAPRWSQLGWAVLRVVAGLFMIHNGLDKLADIEGFAVAYVEVIGLPFPIFFAYVAAFTELIAAPMVALGLFTRVAALGLFSTMAVAMFHHIKLAGFSVPYLELSAIYAAIFLAFAVNGGGVFSLDQLLVNGIEAGLNRSSREKLVSLQSSLEATERVIALGEEEAEAAKAAQS comes from the coding sequence ATGGCACTCATTCAGCAGTTTCCGGTGCTGCTTGCTTCGGCTTTGCGCCACGACAGCGTTGCCCCGCGCTGGTCTCAACTTGGTTGGGCCGTTTTGCGGGTGGTGGCAGGGTTATTCATGATTCACAACGGTCTTGACAAATTGGCGGATATCGAAGGCTTTGCAGTGGCCTATGTGGAAGTGATCGGGCTGCCTTTCCCGATCTTTTTTGCCTATGTGGCCGCCTTCACCGAGTTGATCGCGGCTCCGATGGTGGCCTTGGGGTTGTTCACCCGCGTGGCAGCCTTGGGGTTGTTTAGCACCATGGCTGTGGCCATGTTTCACCACATCAAGCTAGCAGGCTTTAGCGTTCCGTATCTGGAGCTATCGGCCATTTACGCAGCGATCTTCTTGGCCTTTGCCGTGAACGGCGGGGGAGTGTTCTCCTTGGATCAGCTTTTGGTGAATGGGATCGAAGCAGGTTTGAATCGTTCCAGCCGAGAAAAGCTGGTGAGTTTGCAATCCTCCTTGGAAGCCACCGAGCGGGTGATTGCCTTGGGGGAAGAAGAAGCTGAAGCCGCCAAGGCTGCTCAATCCTGA
- a CDS encoding branched-chain amino acid ABC transporter permease gives MLSYGIFFLILVGIYGVLVLGLNLQWGYAGMFNIGVGAFFAVGAYASAIVTTPVTSEHLGGFGMPFWVGFLMAVAAAGSIAFLIGLITLKLRSDYLAIATIGIAEIISQILKNEGWLTNGVRGITRIPRPFRGWIPGQDTLLYLGLVLLVLLLVYWGSERAYRSPWGRVLRAIREDEPAAMAAGKSVLKFRLQAFVLGSMIMGLAGALYAHFVNFISPEAFQPEFATFIVWVMLIAGGSGNNRGALLGALVIWGVWSGSELLTNRLPAQWTTRAGPLRILLIGILLQVILLTRSQGLLPERPPKPILFASAGRRHGTSPNRDPAG, from the coding sequence ATGCTGAGCTATGGCATTTTCTTTTTGATTTTGGTCGGGATCTACGGCGTGCTGGTGCTGGGCCTGAATTTGCAGTGGGGCTATGCCGGCATGTTCAACATTGGGGTGGGCGCTTTTTTTGCGGTGGGGGCCTATGCCAGTGCCATCGTTACCACTCCTGTAACCAGCGAGCATTTGGGTGGGTTCGGCATGCCCTTTTGGGTGGGATTTTTAATGGCTGTGGCGGCAGCCGGATCCATCGCCTTTTTGATTGGCCTGATCACCCTGAAGTTGCGCTCCGACTATCTGGCCATTGCCACCATTGGTATTGCCGAGATCATCAGCCAAATCCTGAAAAATGAGGGCTGGCTTACCAATGGCGTACGCGGCATTACTCGTATTCCCCGTCCCTTTCGCGGTTGGATCCCGGGGCAAGATACCTTGCTCTACCTGGGGTTGGTGCTGCTGGTATTGCTGTTGGTGTACTGGGGCAGCGAACGGGCCTATCGCTCCCCTTGGGGGCGGGTGTTGCGGGCGATTCGGGAGGATGAACCGGCAGCGATGGCAGCGGGCAAAAGTGTGTTGAAGTTTCGTCTGCAGGCGTTTGTGCTGGGATCCATGATCATGGGGTTGGCGGGGGCGCTTTACGCCCATTTTGTCAATTTCATCAGCCCAGAAGCCTTTCAGCCGGAGTTTGCCACCTTCATCGTTTGGGTGATGTTGATCGCCGGGGGCAGTGGCAACAATCGCGGTGCCTTGCTGGGGGCACTGGTGATCTGGGGGGTATGGTCGGGCAGTGAACTGTTGACCAACCGATTGCCCGCCCAATGGACAACGCGGGCAGGCCCACTGCGCATCTTGCTCATCGGCATCCTCCTACAGGTAATTCTTCTGACGCGCTCCCAAGGGCTATTGCCAGAACGCCCGCCCAAGCCGATTCTGTTCGCGTCAGCGGGCCGGAGGCATGGTACCTCCCCCAACCGAGATCCGGCAGGGTAG
- a CDS encoding sulfatase, producing the protein MVNLQEMANAGSGERPNILLIVLDTQRADRLSCYWSEAERAKRAHTSPNLDRLASESTLFERAIAPAQWTIPSHASMFTGEYPSTHQTIQADIELSPSFPTLAELLKFSGYTTVGFCNNPLVGILKNGLRRGFETFYNYGGALPTRPAEGNPLPQPLNRLIAAYTQFWRKLSYPVQNAFARSDKLFQLALQPWLVPIWTRLMNFKGNTAASIADLNRYLQQMARRQSDPRSANQPFFCFVNLMEPHLPYWPPEPFVQKFAPYFKSNREARDFLRQYNGQPYRWMAPLPEPLSPLQAQVLSDIYDAEVAYQDHLLGSVFETLRNTGLERNTLVAVVADHGEGLGEHEFVGHAFVVYEELIRVPLLLRYPGHLPAGERISTPVSTRRLFHTLLEAAGFSPSLSLGKNRAPRVSLKVRREIARLSLARTLAGEDPEQGTVLSEAFPPHILIRAMENRDDRLLQERACYDTRRALYEGVTKLIQTGETPSLYDLAQDPAELRDLLLNWDPPPDPNVLEPSPQTWLARLRRGLRQWVDWAESRRPSTAPRKVDVESDAELVRRMQELGYLE; encoded by the coding sequence GTGGTGAATCTTCAAGAAATGGCCAATGCTGGCTCTGGAGAGCGTCCAAATATTTTATTGATCGTTTTGGATACGCAGCGGGCGGATCGGCTTTCTTGTTATTGGTCGGAAGCAGAGCGAGCCAAACGAGCCCATACCAGCCCCAATTTGGATCGACTGGCCTCGGAGTCCACCCTGTTTGAACGGGCCATTGCCCCCGCCCAGTGGACAATCCCCTCCCATGCCTCAATGTTTACAGGGGAGTATCCCAGCACCCATCAGACGATCCAGGCGGATATTGAGCTGAGTCCCTCCTTTCCGACCTTGGCAGAACTGTTGAAATTCAGCGGCTACACAACCGTGGGCTTTTGCAACAACCCGCTGGTGGGGATCCTAAAAAATGGCCTCAGGCGCGGGTTTGAAACCTTCTACAACTATGGCGGTGCCCTGCCCACCCGCCCTGCCGAAGGCAATCCGCTACCGCAGCCCTTGAATCGGCTGATCGCCGCCTATACCCAGTTTTGGCGCAAACTTTCCTACCCCGTTCAAAATGCCTTTGCCCGCTCCGATAAGCTGTTTCAGTTGGCGCTGCAGCCCTGGTTGGTGCCCATCTGGACCCGCTTGATGAACTTCAAGGGCAATACCGCTGCCTCGATTGCAGATTTGAATCGGTATTTGCAGCAGATGGCCCGCCGCCAGTCGGATCCCCGCTCAGCCAACCAGCCCTTCTTTTGCTTCGTCAATTTGATGGAGCCGCACCTGCCCTACTGGCCGCCAGAGCCGTTTGTGCAAAAGTTTGCCCCCTATTTCAAGAGCAACCGCGAGGCGCGCGACTTTTTGCGCCAGTACAATGGGCAACCCTATCGCTGGATGGCGCCGCTGCCAGAACCCCTCTCGCCCTTGCAGGCGCAGGTACTCAGCGATATCTACGATGCAGAGGTGGCCTATCAAGATCATCTGCTGGGATCCGTTTTTGAAACCCTACGCAATACTGGCCTAGAGCGCAATACGCTGGTGGCGGTGGTGGCGGATCATGGGGAGGGCTTGGGAGAACATGAGTTTGTCGGCCATGCCTTTGTGGTTTACGAGGAGCTGATCCGGGTGCCCCTGCTGTTGCGCTACCCCGGCCATCTTCCCGCTGGTGAGCGCATTTCCACCCCTGTTTCCACCCGCAGACTGTTTCATACCCTCCTGGAAGCTGCTGGCTTTAGCCCCAGCCTTTCTCTCGGCAAAAACCGCGCCCCCCGGGTCAGCCTCAAGGTTCGCCGCGAGATCGCTCGCCTCAGTTTGGCCCGCACCCTTGCTGGGGAGGATCCCGAGCAGGGCACGGTGCTCAGCGAAGCCTTCCCGCCCCACATCTTGATCCGCGCCATGGAAAACCGGGATGACCGGCTGTTGCAGGAGCGAGCCTGTTACGACACCCGCCGCGCCCTCTACGAAGGGGTAACCAAGCTGATCCAAACAGGGGAGACCCCCAGCCTCTACGACTTGGCCCAAGATCCGGCGGAACTGCGAGATTTGCTCCTCAACTGGGATCCGCCGCCAGACCCAAACGTTTTGGAACCTTCCCCGCAAACCTGGCTGGCTCGACTGCGGCGAGGGCTAAGACAGTGGGTGGACTGGGCGGAATCCCGCCGGCCTAGCACGGCCCCTCGCAAGGTGGATGTGGAAAGCGATGCCGAGCTAGTACGGCGGATGCAGGAGTTGGGCTATCTGGAGTAG
- a CDS encoding RNA degradosome polyphosphate kinase, with protein MPSHPTDTDPSLDLNPEVAAGHPGIPATPIKEGYALPDQYFNRELSWIEFNARVLHEALDERTPLLERLKFLAIFETNLDEFFMVRVAVIRRQLETGVLALTPDGLTPQQQLRQISQHLRPLIQKLHDCFRRDLLPKLAEQGIHIRDFSDLAESERQELRDYFESRLFPVLTPLAVDPGHPFPYISNLSLSLAVVVRDPETGKEHFARVKVPNTLPRFVPLGDGLSFVPLEQVIAHNLESLFVGMEVLEYYPFRITRDADLEIQEDEADDLLSAIQEELRKRRFGSVVRMEIASHTPAAIRQRLSEEMRLDSYSVYEVDGLLNMGGLMAFMGLDRPDLKDPPWGAVSPIRLRTASVSDEPVDIFSIIRKGDLLVHHPYDSFSTSVERFLEEAANDPQVLTIKQTLYRTSGDSPVVGALIQAAENGKQVAALVELKARFDEENNILWAKKLEKAGVHVAYGLPGLKIHCKLALVVRQERGSLRRYLHIGTGNYNSKTARIYTDLGLFTCDETLGNDVTELFNLLTGYSRQRQFRKLLVAPRTLRQGMEALIRREIRHAQEGKTARIIVKVNSLVDPQMIQVLYEASQAGVEIDLIVRGMCCLKPGIPGLSERIRVISIIGRFLEHSRIFYFHNDGQEEYWMGSADYMTRNLDRRVEVVTPVQDPLLQQELKAILEICLSDNRQAWELRPDGTYIQRQPQAGEEVRSTHQRLMDRSASRI; from the coding sequence ATGCCCTCGCATCCCACGGACACTGACCCGTCGTTGGACTTAAACCCAGAGGTTGCCGCTGGCCATCCAGGGATCCCAGCTACCCCAATCAAGGAGGGCTATGCCCTGCCGGATCAGTATTTCAACCGTGAGCTGAGTTGGATTGAATTCAACGCCCGGGTTTTGCACGAGGCTCTGGATGAGCGCACGCCGCTGCTGGAGCGGCTGAAATTTTTGGCCATTTTCGAGACCAACCTGGATGAGTTTTTCATGGTGCGGGTGGCGGTGATTCGCCGTCAGTTGGAGACGGGGGTATTGGCCTTAACCCCTGATGGCCTCACCCCGCAGCAGCAATTGCGGCAGATCTCCCAGCACCTACGACCCCTGATTCAAAAGTTGCACGATTGTTTCCGGCGGGATCTGCTGCCCAAGCTGGCGGAACAGGGCATTCACATCCGCGATTTTTCTGATCTGGCGGAGTCGGAACGGCAGGAGCTGCGGGACTATTTCGAGAGCCGTTTGTTTCCGGTGCTGACGCCTTTGGCGGTGGATCCGGGCCATCCTTTCCCCTATATTTCCAACCTTAGCCTCAGCCTGGCGGTGGTGGTGCGGGATCCAGAAACCGGTAAGGAACATTTTGCCCGTGTTAAGGTGCCCAACACCTTGCCCCGCTTTGTGCCCTTGGGGGATGGGTTGAGCTTTGTGCCGCTAGAGCAGGTGATCGCCCATAATTTGGAGTCGTTGTTTGTCGGCATGGAGGTGCTGGAATACTACCCCTTCCGCATTACCCGCGATGCTGACCTGGAGATCCAAGAGGATGAAGCCGACGATCTGCTCTCCGCCATTCAGGAGGAACTGCGCAAACGTCGCTTTGGCTCGGTGGTGCGGATGGAGATCGCCAGTCATACCCCGGCGGCGATCCGGCAACGGTTGAGCGAAGAGATGCGCCTTGACAGCTACTCGGTGTATGAGGTGGATGGGCTTTTGAATATGGGAGGTCTAATGGCCTTTATGGGTCTGGATCGTCCCGATTTGAAGGATCCCCCTTGGGGTGCAGTTAGCCCGATTCGTTTGCGTACCGCTTCGGTGAGTGATGAGCCGGTGGATATCTTCTCCATCATCCGGAAGGGGGATCTGCTGGTGCATCACCCCTACGACTCGTTTAGTACGAGCGTAGAGCGCTTTCTAGAAGAGGCCGCCAATGATCCGCAGGTGCTGACCATCAAACAAACCCTCTACCGCACGTCCGGCGATTCCCCGGTGGTGGGGGCCCTGATTCAGGCCGCCGAAAATGGCAAACAGGTGGCGGCACTGGTGGAGCTCAAAGCCCGCTTCGACGAAGAAAACAACATTCTCTGGGCCAAAAAGCTGGAAAAAGCCGGGGTGCATGTGGCCTATGGCCTGCCGGGGCTGAAGATCCATTGCAAATTGGCCTTGGTGGTGCGTCAGGAGAGGGGATCCCTGCGGCGATATCTGCACATCGGCACCGGCAACTACAACTCCAAGACCGCCCGCATCTACACCGATTTGGGCCTGTTCACCTGTGATGAAACCCTGGGCAATGATGTCACCGAGTTATTTAATCTGCTGACGGGCTACTCGCGGCAACGGCAATTTCGTAAGCTCTTGGTGGCCCCCAGAACCCTACGACAAGGGATGGAAGCTCTGATCCGCCGGGAGATCCGCCATGCCCAGGAGGGCAAAACCGCTCGTATCATCGTCAAGGTGAACTCGCTGGTGGATCCCCAGATGATCCAGGTGCTCTACGAAGCTAGCCAAGCGGGTGTGGAGATCGACTTGATCGTGCGGGGGATGTGTTGCCTCAAGCCGGGGATCCCGGGCCTAAGCGAGCGTATCCGGGTGATCAGTATCATCGGACGCTTCCTAGAGCACTCCCGCATTTTTTATTTTCACAACGATGGCCAAGAAGAATACTGGATGGGCAGTGCCGACTACATGACCCGCAACTTGGATCGGCGTGTCGAGGTGGTTACCCCCGTACAGGATCCCTTGTTGCAGCAGGAGTTAAAGGCCATTTTGGAAATCTGCTTGAGTGACAACCGGCAAGCTTGGGAACTGCGCCCAGATGGCACCTACATTCAGCGGCAACCACAAGCGGGAGAAGAGGTGCGCTCTACCCACCAGCGCCTCATGGATCGGTCGGCCAGCCGCATCTAA
- a CDS encoding transposase: MESKRWIVERTWTWLENAPALTRDYETLPENHEGIIYVVMIRSMRRRLTNNHRTRNSKLA, encoded by the coding sequence GTGGAATCGAAGCGATGGATTGTGGAGCGAACTTGGACATGGCTTGAGAATGCGCCAGCACTGACACGAGACTATGAAACCTTGCCTGAAAATCATGAAGGTATAATTTACGTGGTCATGATTCGGTCGATGCGACGAAGGTTAACAAATAATCATCGAACGAGAAACTCGAAACTTGCTTAA
- the lptC gene encoding LPS export ABC transporter periplasmic protein LptC gives MQPTPFRIVGSLGVVALVGVLIGCGGPESPPPEESSAPDPVSTPQLIYEDITLTEAKPDGGILWRLEARLAEYEANGETDTDTQVRLGSAHLQSIQGEFFDEDNRAIRTRAERGSVYPSERRLELTGQVQVESERDNLRLQAEQVEWLPENRLLRANGQVQIELLDQQGSLRGDRLVIDFGQDQMQLENLDPEQPVQANYQDPALELAATRFLWRIAAGEVQALGSVRVYAPEQALRLSGEQLRTQVPFTELRLSEHVKGLAEQTGQELAADEIRWRIGSTQLQATGNVRYRQPGQTLTVSGNEALLDWQTNTAQVRGNSQTQFTVP, from the coding sequence ATGCAGCCAACACCGTTCCGTATCGTGGGTTCGCTTGGGGTTGTGGCCTTGGTGGGTGTACTCATAGGGTGTGGTGGGCCAGAATCTCCACCCCCAGAGGAGTCCAGTGCCCCGGATCCCGTTTCCACACCGCAACTGATCTACGAAGACATCACCCTCACAGAGGCCAAACCCGACGGCGGGATCCTATGGCGGTTGGAGGCTCGGCTGGCGGAATACGAAGCGAATGGGGAAACCGACACTGACACTCAGGTGCGCTTGGGATCCGCTCATCTGCAGTCGATCCAAGGGGAATTTTTTGACGAAGACAACCGCGCTATCCGAACCCGTGCCGAACGGGGATCCGTCTACCCAAGCGAACGCCGGCTGGAATTGACGGGCCAAGTGCAGGTGGAATCGGAACGGGATAACCTGCGCCTGCAAGCGGAACAGGTGGAATGGCTGCCGGAGAACCGCCTTCTACGGGCCAATGGGCAAGTCCAGATTGAGCTGCTCGATCAACAGGGATCTCTGCGGGGGGATCGGCTGGTGATCGACTTTGGCCAAGATCAGATGCAACTGGAGAACCTCGACCCTGAGCAGCCCGTCCAAGCTAACTATCAGGATCCCGCTCTGGAACTGGCAGCCACCCGCTTCCTTTGGCGGATCGCCGCTGGAGAAGTGCAGGCCCTTGGATCAGTAAGGGTATACGCTCCCGAACAAGCCTTACGCCTTAGCGGTGAGCAGTTACGTACTCAGGTTCCCTTTACAGAGCTGCGCCTGTCGGAGCATGTGAAGGGACTGGCCGAACAAACAGGACAAGAACTGGCAGCCGACGAGATCCGCTGGCGCATCGGTTCCACTCAGTTGCAAGCCACAGGCAACGTCCGCTACCGACAGCCTGGCCAAACCCTGACTGTGAGCGGCAACGAAGCCCTCCTCGACTGGCAAACCAACACCGCCCAGGTGCGGGGCAACAGCCAAACCCAATTCACGGTGCCTTGA
- a CDS encoding DUF3531 family protein encodes MQVEFRECDPANLWIWFEFAEPPVKAELEYLNEVLESWYVLGKLGGFNAEFLVAQESEVELSYLDYPTESDPLPSLMHNMGSLEEQENWARCWFDLGTADALALDVLINALRTLSLEYINLTRVIIGGQNEDWPTVDLEEADRYEHNGYAQDHFGEEGELE; translated from the coding sequence ATGCAGGTGGAGTTTCGGGAATGTGACCCAGCAAATCTTTGGATCTGGTTTGAATTTGCCGAGCCGCCCGTCAAGGCGGAGTTGGAGTATCTCAACGAAGTCTTGGAGTCTTGGTATGTGCTGGGCAAGTTGGGGGGCTTTAATGCTGAGTTTTTGGTGGCCCAAGAGTCGGAGGTGGAGCTGAGCTACCTAGACTACCCCACCGAATCGGATCCCCTACCCTCTCTGATGCACAACATGGGATCCCTGGAGGAACAGGAGAACTGGGCCCGTTGCTGGTTTGATCTGGGCACCGCCGATGCCTTGGCACTGGATGTGTTAATTAATGCCTTGCGCACCCTCAGCCTGGAATATATCAACCTGACCCGGGTGATCATCGGCGGTCAAAATGAGGACTGGCCCACCGTCGACCTAGAAGAAGCCGATCGCTACGAGCACAATGGATATGCCCAAGATCACTTCGGGGAAGAAGGGGAGCTGGAATAG
- a CDS encoding branched-chain amino acid ABC transporter permease, with amino-acid sequence MPNPWHHQCKVFICGISVTQLLQLLIYGLVLGSIYALGAIGVSLTFGILRFANFAHGDLMTLGAYFVFSFVSLGWPIGVSWIPAALATALCAVVIDQLIYRRLRREAPVILLISSFGTALILRSLVQILWGPNNQVYRSGIQLPWQFWGLRIKPDWAAILLGAILLVVALHFFLQRTRVGKAMRAMADNFDLAKVTGIDTESIILWTWAIGAVLACAAGMFLGLDTRLHPTMGWRLLLPIFAAAILGGIGRPYGAIAGGLVIGVAEELSTLVISPAYKTAVAFAILVVMLIIRPTGLFGGRA; translated from the coding sequence TTGCCGAACCCGTGGCATCATCAGTGCAAAGTCTTTATCTGCGGCATTAGCGTGACCCAACTGTTGCAACTTCTCATCTATGGCCTCGTCTTGGGCAGCATTTATGCCTTGGGGGCAATCGGAGTTTCCCTTACCTTTGGCATTTTGCGCTTTGCCAATTTTGCCCATGGGGATCTGATGACTTTGGGGGCCTACTTCGTCTTTAGCTTTGTGTCTTTGGGTTGGCCGATTGGGGTGAGTTGGATCCCGGCTGCTCTGGCTACGGCACTCTGTGCTGTTGTCATTGACCAGTTGATCTATCGACGTTTACGCCGGGAAGCCCCGGTGATTTTGCTCATCTCCTCCTTTGGTACCGCCCTCATTTTGCGCAGCCTGGTGCAGATCCTTTGGGGCCCCAACAACCAAGTGTATCGCAGTGGTATTCAGCTGCCCTGGCAGTTCTGGGGGCTACGCATTAAGCCCGACTGGGCGGCGATCTTGCTGGGGGCCATCCTGCTGGTGGTGGCGCTGCATTTCTTCTTGCAACGAACCCGGGTGGGCAAAGCGATGCGGGCCATGGCGGACAATTTTGATCTGGCCAAGGTCACCGGCATTGATACCGAAAGCATCATCCTTTGGACTTGGGCAATTGGGGCTGTGTTGGCCTGTGCGGCGGGCATGTTTCTGGGCCTGGATACCCGTCTGCACCCGACGATGGGCTGGCGGCTGCTGTTGCCAATCTTCGCGGCGGCAATTTTGGGGGGAATTGGTCGTCCTTATGGGGCAATTGCAGGCGGCTTGGTGATTGGTGTGGCGGAGGAACTCTCGACTTTGGTGATTAGCCCGGCTTACAAAACGGCAGTAGCCTTTGCCATTTTGGTGGTGATGCTGATCATTCGGCCTACTGGATTGTTTGGAGGACGGGCCTGA
- the nagZ gene encoding beta-N-acetylhexosaminidase, whose protein sequence is MAGSTHFGEIDLSTWSLEEKVGQLFLVYFEGPELSPALEEMIQDYHVGGLIFYSIAGNIQTLSQLAQLTASVQAQSRIPLWMGIDQEGGPVVRITEGVTVFPSAMAVAAAGSLADARAMAQVVGVELKSLGFNLNFAPVVDVNSNPHNPIIGIRAFGSDPNQVADYGLAMLCGYQQAGILCTPKHFPGHGDTHIDSHLGLPRVDRPLAELQATEIYPFQTLIKAGAEAIMTAHVVMPALGSDQPATLAPEVLSGWLRNKLGFQGLICTDSLTMGAIAQTYGIPEAAELAFKAGADMLLFGADRGFTPVVQKDAYAHLLQGFRSGRLSVEQLDQSLQRILSLKQRYRLGSPPGAETVHPAASPSHQALAQRIAQASIALLKGSLPPLAPDLLLITPVPLLGDLLQKALPSAQVLQISPEPTPEDWQTTLARAARADQVVVGSLDLFRHPAQKELLVELLGALIPEQVIGLALGSPDDPSALPQIPVYLACYGTTPVSLQALIEVLLGRIRTRGRV, encoded by the coding sequence TTGGCTGGTTCAACCCATTTTGGCGAAATTGACCTCAGCACCTGGAGCCTTGAGGAAAAAGTCGGGCAACTGTTTCTGGTTTACTTTGAAGGGCCAGAACTCTCTCCTGCCCTAGAGGAGATGATCCAGGACTATCACGTGGGCGGTTTGATCTTCTACTCCATTGCTGGAAATATCCAAACTCTGTCCCAACTAGCCCAGTTAACCGCGTCTGTCCAAGCCCAAAGTCGGATCCCATTGTGGATGGGTATCGACCAAGAGGGTGGCCCGGTCGTCCGCATAACCGAAGGGGTGACGGTATTTCCCAGCGCCATGGCAGTGGCGGCGGCGGGATCCCTGGCAGATGCCAGAGCAATGGCCCAAGTCGTGGGGGTAGAACTCAAAAGCCTGGGATTTAATCTCAACTTCGCACCAGTGGTCGATGTGAACAGCAACCCCCACAACCCGATCATCGGTATCCGCGCCTTTGGCTCTGACCCAAACCAGGTGGCAGATTACGGTCTGGCGATGTTGTGTGGGTATCAACAAGCCGGGATCCTCTGCACCCCGAAACATTTTCCCGGCCACGGGGATACCCACATCGATTCGCATTTGGGGTTGCCGCGGGTGGATCGTCCCCTAGCTGAGCTGCAAGCCACGGAAATCTACCCTTTTCAAACCCTGATCAAGGCGGGGGCAGAAGCGATCATGACGGCGCATGTGGTGATGCCTGCGTTGGGCTCCGATCAACCTGCCACCCTTGCCCCAGAGGTCTTGTCCGGCTGGCTGCGAAACAAGTTGGGGTTTCAGGGGCTAATCTGCACTGATTCCCTGACGATGGGGGCGATTGCCCAAACCTATGGGATCCCGGAAGCGGCAGAACTGGCCTTCAAGGCTGGGGCCGATATGCTTTTGTTTGGAGCGGATCGCGGGTTTACGCCAGTGGTGCAAAAAGACGCCTATGCCCACTTGTTGCAGGGGTTCCGCAGCGGACGTTTGTCGGTGGAGCAACTGGATCAATCGCTGCAGCGGATCTTGAGCTTGAAACAGCGCTACCGATTGGGATCCCCACCTGGGGCCGAAACCGTCCATCCTGCCGCCAGTCCCAGCCACCAGGCTCTCGCCCAGCGCATCGCCCAGGCCAGTATCGCCCTCCTCAAGGGATCCCTGCCCCCTTTAGCCCCTGATCTGTTGCTGATCACCCCTGTTCCTCTGTTGGGGGATCTGCTCCAAAAGGCCTTACCCAGCGCTCAAGTCCTCCAGATCAGCCCAGAGCCTACTCCTGAGGATTGGCAAACAACCCTGGCAAGGGCAGCAAGGGCTGACCAAGTGGTGGTGGGATCCCTGGATCTCTTTCGTCACCCGGCTCAGAAAGAGTTACTCGTGGAGTTACTGGGCGCTCTTATCCCGGAACAGGTAATCGGCCTAGCGTTGGGATCCCCAGATGATCCATCCGCGCTGCCGCAGATCCCGGTTTACCTGGCTTGCTATGGCACAACCCCCGTTTCTCTACAGGCTTTGATCGAGGTTTTGTTGGGTCGGATCCGGACTCGGGGGCGCGTGTGA
- a CDS encoding potassium channel family protein, with the protein MRSRTGSLQRIVIGLSLLGLTLCCAVLGYYLAGWALLDAVYMVVITIFGVGYGEVRPLDSPALKVFTILVIVAGTSASVYAVGGFVQLITEGEIQQALGARRMSRGIDTLKEHVIICGFGRIGQVLCRELAQARQPFVVIDSNPERVTLAESLGYWVRLGDATEEEVLQAVGIQRAKALATVLRNDAANVFITLTGRGLNPKLTIIARGEYTTTEKKLLQAGADQVVLPATIGGLRIAHMITHPAAVDLLEEKFSRGLLNEQLAEIEMQLLDLEISTSSTLAGQTIGQLEVRGKQTFLIVAVRRADGTAISHPPRELVLQAGDRVVVLGYRDDIPQFVQRYSQRRELKYRGAQS; encoded by the coding sequence TTGCGTTCGCGAACTGGATCCCTGCAGCGGATCGTCATCGGCCTTTCTTTGTTGGGATTAACGCTGTGCTGCGCCGTGCTGGGCTATTACCTGGCCGGGTGGGCACTGCTGGATGCGGTTTACATGGTGGTGATCACCATCTTTGGGGTGGGCTATGGAGAGGTACGGCCCCTCGATTCTCCTGCCCTTAAGGTTTTCACGATTTTGGTGATTGTAGCGGGCACCTCGGCTTCTGTATACGCGGTGGGCGGGTTTGTGCAGCTGATCACCGAGGGGGAAATTCAACAGGCATTGGGAGCCAGACGCATGAGCCGTGGCATCGATACCCTCAAGGAACATGTGATCATCTGTGGGTTTGGCCGCATCGGCCAGGTGCTGTGTCGAGAACTGGCCCAGGCTCGGCAACCTTTCGTGGTCATCGATTCCAACCCAGAACGGGTGACTTTGGCGGAATCTTTGGGTTACTGGGTGCGTCTGGGGGATGCGACGGAAGAAGAGGTCTTACAGGCGGTGGGGATCCAACGGGCCAAGGCTCTAGCCACTGTGCTGCGTAACGATGCGGCCAATGTGTTTATTACCCTGACGGGGCGTGGCCTCAACCCCAAGTTAACAATCATCGCTCGCGGCGAGTACACGACCACCGAAAAGAAGTTGCTCCAAGCGGGTGCCGACCAAGTGGTTCTGCCCGCAACCATAGGGGGGCTGCGTATCGCCCATATGATCACCCATCCGGCAGCCGTAGACTTGCTGGAGGAGAAATTCTCCCGCGGGCTTCTCAACGAGCAACTGGCGGAAATCGAGATGCAACTGCTGGATCTAGAAATCAGCACCAGTTCTACCTTGGCGGGGCAAACGATCGGCCAACTAGAGGTGCGGGGCAAACAAACCTTTTTGATCGTGGCGGTGCGGCGGGCGGATGGAACGGCCATTTCTCATCCTCCACGGGAGCTGGTGTTGCAAGCGGGAGATCGGGTGGTGGTGTTGGGATATCGGGATGACATTCCCCAGTTTGTGCAGCGTTACAGCCAGCGACGGGAACTGAAATATCGGGGGGCGCAGAGTTAG